From Anopheles arabiensis isolate DONGOLA chromosome 3, AaraD3, whole genome shotgun sequence, a single genomic window includes:
- the LOC120900127 gene encoding coatomer subunit alpha, with protein MLTNFETKSARVKGLSFHPKRPWILASLHSGVIQLWDYRISTLIEKFDEHDGPVRGIAFHNQQPLFVSGGDDFKIKVWNYKQRRCIFTLLGHLDYVRTTVFHHEYPWILSASDDQTIRIWNWQSRSCICVLTGHNHYVMCAQFHPSDEDIIVSASLDQTVRIWDISGLRKKNVAPGPTGLDDHLKNPGATDLFGQADAVVKHVLEGHDRGVNWASFHPSLPLIVSGADDRQVKLWRMNEYKAWEVDTCRGHYYNVSCVLFHPRADLIISNSEDRSIRVWDMTKRQCIHTFRRENERFWILAAHPNLNLFAAGHDSGTIVFKLERERPAYAVYGNCLYYVKERFLRELDFNTNTDSVVMTIRGGGKTPVYSMSYNPALNAVLLCTRTSNLENSTYDLYSIPQKDSNSQNKETDSKRSSGVTAVWVARNRFAVLDRANQLVIKNFKNEVTKKIQTPVCDEIFYAGTGMLLLREPEHVTLFDVQQLRSLAQVKIAKCKYVVWSTDMSHVALLAKHTLNICNRRLDLLCSIHESARIKSGAWDESGVFIYTTSNHIKYAIINGDHGIIRTLDLPIYITRVKNSQVFCLDRECRTRLLTIDTTEYKFKLALINRKYEEVLHMVRNARLVGQSIIAYLQQKGYPEVALHFVKDEKTRFGLALECGNIEVALEAAKAMDDKQCWERLAQSALMQGNHQVVEMCYQRTKNFDKLSFLYLITGNLEKLKKMNKIAEIRKDVSAQYQGALLLGDVAERVSILKNCKQTSLAYLTAKTHGLEEDAAQMAEEFAAEGKDLPEVSKDAKFLRPPVPIQQAESNWPLLTVSKGFFEGTMMSRGATTVHQALAPTEMVAEAAEEEDGWGVDDDLHDGDRFEDAKENDEAKTGEGGEGAGWDVGDDDLELPEELISKISASNAAGTKNFFAAPPKGHPPSHFWTINSQLAADHVRAGSYDSACRLLNDQVGVVNFAPYKELFMESYAASKTSYSSLPHVSSLSAHPNRNWKELNPKNGHPTLAYKLNDLVQNLQTCYQLTTTGKFVEAIDKLQNIILCIPLLVVETRQEIAEAQQLLTICREYVVGLQMETVRKTLPKNTLDEQKRICELAAYFTHVNLQPVHQILTLRTALNLFFKLKNYKTAASFARRLLELGPRPEVAQQARKILQACEMNESDEHTLHYDEHNPFTLCAVTYKPIYRGKPEEKCSLCSASYQPPYKGVTCVVCKVAEVGKDVIGLRISASQFK; from the exons ATGTTGAcgaattttgaaacaaaatcggcCCGTGTGAAGGGTCTATCGTTTCACCCGAAACGTCCATGGATTCTGGCTAG CTTGCATAGCGGTGTTATTCAGTTGTGGGACTATCGCATAAGTACTCTGATCGAAAAGTTCGACGAACATGATGGCCCGGTACGTGGCATAGCGTTTCACAATCAGCAGCCCTTGTTTGTCTCAGGCGGGGATGATTTCAAAATCAAGGTCTGGAACTATAAGCAGCGCCGGTGTATCTTTACCCTGCTGGGTCACCTGGATTACGTTCGAACCACGGTGTTTCACCATGAGTATCCGTGGATTTTGAGCGCCTCGGATGATCAAACCATCCGCATCTGGAACTGGCAGTCACGGTCATGCATCTGTGTATTGACCGGGCACAATCACTATGTCATGTGTGCTCAGTTCCACCCGAGTGATGAAGACATCATTGTTTCGGCATCGCTTGATCAAACTGTTCGCATTTGGGACATTTCTGGTCTGCGCAAGAAGAACGTCGCTCCCGGACCCACTGGTTTGGACGACCATTTGAAGAATCCTGGTGCAACGGACCTTTTCGGCCAAGCGGACGCCGTAGTAAAGCATGTCCTAGAAGGACACGATCGAGGCGTAAATTGGGCAAGCTTCCACCCTTCGCTACCGCTGATTGTGTCCGGAGCAGACGATCGACAGGTAAAGTTGTGGCGCATGAACGAATATAAAGCTTGGGAGGTAGATACGTGCCGTGGACACTACTACAATGTTTCCTGCGTACTGTTCCATCCTCGGGCGGATTTAATCATTTCCAACAGCGAAGATCGCAGCATTCGCGTCTGGGATATGACTAAGCGGCAGTGTATTCACACGTTCCGCCGCGAAAACGAACGCTTCTGGATCCTGGCAGCACATCCTAATCTGAACCTGTTTGCGGCAGGCCACGACTCCGGCACTATCGTGTTTAAACTTGAGCGCGAACGTCCAGCATACGCAGTGTACGGAAACTGTTTGTACTATGTGAAGGAGCGCTTCCTTCGGGAGCTAGATTTTAACACGAACACCGATTCGGTTGTGATGACGATACGCGGTGGAGGAAAAACACCCGTCTACAGCATGTCCTATAATCCCGCACTGAACGCAGTATTGCTCTGCACGCGCACATCCAACTTGGAAAATAGCACATACGATCTGTACAGCATCCCGCAAAAGGATAGCAATTCGCAGAACAAGGAAACGGACAGCAAACGTTCATCCGGTGTTACGGCTGTGTGGGTGGCACGGAACCGGTTTGCCGTTCTTGATCGTGCCAACCAGTTGGTGATAAAGAATTTCAAGAACGAGGTCACCAAAAAGATACAGACGCCAGTGTGCGATGAGATATTCTACGCTGGAACcggcatgctgctgctgcgtgaaCCCGAACATGTGACATTGTTCGATGTACAACAGCTTCGGTCGCTGGCTCAAGTGAAAATTGCCAAGTGCAAGTATGTTGTCTGGTCAACCGATATGAGCCATGTGGCTCTGTTGGCAAAGCACACGCTGAACATCTGCAATCGCCGTTTGGATTTGCTCTGCTCCATTCACGAAAGCGCGAGAATCAAGTCCGGTGCTTGGGACGAATCTGGAGTGTTCATTTACACCACATCGAACCACATCAAGTATGCGATCATTAACGGTGATCACGGTATCATTCGTACACTTGATCTTCCGATTTATATAACGCGCGTAAAGAACAGCCAGGTATTCTGTCTCGATCGGGAATGCCGTACGCGGCTGCTCACAATCGATACAACGGAGTACAAGTTCAAGCTTGCCCTAATAAACCGGAAGTACGAGGAGGTACTTCACATGGTGCGCAATGCTCGGCTTGTCGGACAGAGCATAATTGCATACCTGCAACAGAAAGGTTATCCCGAAGTGGCCTTGCATTTCGTGAAGGATGAAAAAACGCGTTTTGGACTTGCGCTGGAGTGTGGCAATATTGAGGTAGCTTTGGAGGCAGCCAAAGCCATGGACGATAAGCAGTGCTGGGAGCGTTTAGCACAGAGCGCTTTAATGCAGGGAAACCACCAGGTGGTGGAGATGTGCTATCAGCGCACCAAGAACTTTGATAAACTGTCCTTCCTGTATTTGATTACGGGAAATCTGGAGAAACTGAAGAAGATGAACAAGATTGCCGAAATACGCAAAGATGTTTCCGCCCAGTACCAGGGTGCACTGTTGCTGGGAGATGTAGCGGAACGAGTATCGATACTCAAAAATTGTAAGCAAACATCCCTTGCTTACCTGACCGCAAAAACTCATGGTCTGGAGGAGGACGCCGCTCAGATGGCCGAAGAGTTTGCTGCGGAAGGGAAAGATTTACCGGAAGTCAGTAAGGATGCCAAGTTTCTTCGCCCACCTGTGCCGATTCAGCAGGCAGAGAGCAATTGGCCACTGCTGACCGTTTCAAAGGGATTCTTCGAAGGAACTATGATGTCACGTGGTGCCACTACCGTGCATCAGGCGCTGGCCCCAACGGAAATGGTAGCCGAAGCCGCCGAGGAGGAAGATGGATGGGGAGTAGACGACGATTTGCACGATGGTGACCGATTTGAGGATGCGAAGGAAAACGACGAAGCTAAGACTGGCGAAGGAGGCGAGGGAGCCGGTTGGGATGTGGGCGATGATGATCTGGAGCTGCCCGAAGAATTGATATCGAAAATTTCAGCTTCAAATGCGGCCGGCACCAAGAACTTCTTTGCGGCACCACCAAAAGGACATCCCCCGTCTCATTTTTGGACCATCAATTCACAGCTGGCTGCCGATCATGTACGAGCGGGTTCCTACGATTCTGCTTGCCGTTTGCTGAACGATCAAGTCGGTGTAGTTAACTTCGCCCCGTACAAGGAACTTTTCATGGAATCATACGCAGCCTCGAAAACCTCGTACAGCAGTTTGCCACACGTCAGTTCGCTGTCTGCCCATCCTAACCGAAATTGGAAGGAACTGAATCCCAAGAACGGTCACCCCACGCTTGCCTACAAGTTGAATGATCTTGTGCAAAATTTGCAAACATGCTACCAACTAACAACTACCGGCAAATTCGTTGAAGCAATCGATAAACTGCAAAATATCATCCTCTGCATTCCGCTGCTAGTCGTGGAAACGCGACAGGAAATAGCTGAAGCGCAACAGTTGCTCACCATTTGCCGAGAATACGTGGTGGGTCTCCAAATGGAAACAGTACGGAAAACGCTACCGAAGAACACACTCGACGAGCAAAAGCGTATATGTGAACTGGCCGCATACTTTACTCACGTGAACTTGCAACCCGTTCATCAGATACTTACCCTGCGAACAGCACTAAATCTGTTTTTCAAGCTAAAGAACTACAAAACAGCGGCTTCCTTTGCCCGTCGTTTGCTGGAGCTCGGTCCACGTCCTGAGGTAGCTCAGCAGGCACGCAAAATATTGCAAGCATGCGAAATGAATGAATCAGACGAACATACTTTGCATTACGATGAGCATAATCCGTTCACATTGTGTGCCGTTACTTACAAACCCATCTATCGCGGTAAACCGGAGGAAAAGTGTTCTCTATGTTCTGCTTCGTACCAGCCCCCGTATAAGGGTGTCACGTGCGTCGTCTGCAAGGTGGCCGAAGTGGGCAAAGATGTAATTGGTTTGCGCATTAGTGCATCACAGTTCAAGTAA